The Pogona vitticeps strain Pit_001003342236 chromosome 7, PviZW2.1, whole genome shotgun sequence genome segment GTTACTtataaaagccttttaaaaagaactagTTCATCGTTGGGTATGTTTATTCCCCAAAATAGCcgttttctgtctttttttcccccctgccccaCAGAGCGATGAATGACATTGGCGATTATATAGGATCAAACATTGAAATATCGTGGTTACCTAATTTGGATGACTTGATGAAAGGATACGCCCGTAACTTCAGGCCTGGGATTGGGGGTAAGACTTGAACCCTGTACAGAAGGTGGGAGTAACTAAAGCAATGTGTTGTATAGACTGCCATAGACTGACATGTATTGTTTTTAGTGTTGCTAATTTCACCATACAGTGGTCTCAGACCTTGTTTTGTGGGTGAAGGGTTGCAGGGAATTAGAAAACACGAATTAGAAAACAACTCTGAAAAAACTCAGAGTTGGACTACTGCAAGGccctttatgtggggctgcccttaaGTCTAGTCTAGACGTTCGGCCTGGTACAGAAGGAGTGTTACAGGCTCCCCACCTAAGGTTTTAACATCTTGGCTGAAGGAATTGTGCCGGCTACCTATTTACTACCGGCCAGGTTTAAgcctttgttgttattattatacaAAGCCTTAACAATGGCTTACCtcaaggaccaccttcttccttcCTGAGCCAATCAGAACTTGAGGTCACTTGGGAGAGGGGCTTTAGCGCAACAGCATCAGGAATGCGGGAGGCTTTTTCCTTCCAGAGCGGAAGGTGTACCAACCGTTCAGACAGAGGTTCGTGGCGCGAGCGACAGCTTTCCACAAACATCCCATTCCAGGGGTAAACAGCggctaggaaaaaaaagagtccatTTTCCGACAGAGAATGGGTGCTGAGCTGCGAGACCCGATCCAGATCCGGGAGTGTATTCTTGATCCCGGAGTGACCCTTCCTAATTCTCAAAACAGCACGTTAAGGGACGCTCGCCACAGCTTTGGAAAGTGGCGTTCTGGACTCCACATCCCATTATCCCCCAACCAGGGCGGCCGTGGATatggggattatgggatttgtagttccggaacagcctttcttcttttttgaggTTTGGGGGCTGGAAAGATCAGCACATGGTCTTCTCTGTCAGCATCATAGGGCCTTAAAAGTTTCTTTAAATGCACAAAAACCTTCGTTTctctctggtttttaaaaatgtgtcctcctttcttcccccccccccacaatttagGCCCTCCTGTAAATGTTGCCCTTGCGATCGAGGTAGCCAGTATTGATCACATCTCGGAAGTCAATATGGTAAGTTGGTGTGACAGCCAAATGGCTGACGTCTCATGCTGTCTACCGTTTTCCCTAAGAAGTGTGCaaatgattttattttcctgttgggGAAGTAGATACTAGtaggggcattctgggaattgtagtgtaaaaaaacaacagcctatGGAGCTTCTTACGTTTATGGTAGTGCAGGCTGCTGACCTCCGTTTTAAAGGGTGGAGAACCTGTTTCGGCTTTTAGTCCgcactttacaggagctattcaATGTGCTGAACCCTGTTCCACAAATATATCCTATAAAGTACAGCCCCGAACACAGATATGGTTCAGGCTAAAACTAGGTGTGGATCCCTGCCATCCCATAAAACTGGAGTGGCTGATCTCTACCATAGCCATGTCGTCATTAGCTGCCATGATTCTCCTATATTCCCACCCAACCTCTGACCTCCAAACTCAAAAAGGTGCTCCACCCTTTGACTATACCATCAGCACTGAATCCACCCTCTCGGCTGTTAATCCTCCAGTGGTCAATTTCCTCCTTAGGAATACACCATGACTGTCTTCCTGCACCAGAGCTGGCGAGACGACAGGCTTTCGTACAACCACACCAATGAAACCCTTGGCCTCGACAGTCGCTTCGTAGACAAGTTGTGGCTGCCGGACACTTTCATTGTCAATGCCAAGTCGGCCTGGTTTCACGACGTGACGGTGGAGAACAAGCTCATTCGGCTGCAGCCTGATGGAGTCATCCTGTACAGCATCCGGTAAGAGGATGAAAGTTGGGGGCTTCGCTTTTGTGCCTGCTGAGGACCCCTGAGTGGGTAGACAACAGGACTGGCAGGgaagttggcaagtctttggtcccagGTCCCAAGTCCGGGTCTTTggccccaagtcccaagtctgagtctttggtcccaagtctcaagtctgagtctttggtcccaagtcccaagtctgagtctttggtcccaagtcccaagtctgagtctttggtcccaagtcccaagtccgagtctttggtcccaagtcccaagtccgagtctttggtcccaagtcccaagtccgagtctttggtcccaagtcccaagtccgagtctttggtcccaagtcccaagtccgaatctttggtcccaagtcccaagtctgagtctttggtcccaagtcccaagtctgagtctttggtgccaagtcccaagtccgagtctttggtcccaagtcccaagtctgagtctttggtgccaagtcccaagtctgagtctttggccccaagtcccaagtctgagtctttggccccaagtcccaagtctgagtctttggccccAAGTCCCtagtctgagtctttggccccaagtcccaagtctgagtctttggcctcaagtcccaagtctgagtctttggccccaagtcccaagtctgagtctttggccccaagtcccaagtctgagtcctcatttaaaaaaagccttttccccagaaaaaaaagggagggtccCAAGTTGCAAGCAGAGCCTGAGTCATGGGAAGAAAACAACCTGGGTCGAATCCAAGTCAATTCACGGGTGCCACTTCCCTCCagctcaagtccccatctctataATCTATCatctgcgtttttcagcatctgggaGGTGGCTTGGAAGCGgttcccccatggatatggggggtCCTGTTGTGCATTTCTTACTGTACCTTTCTTCTCCAGAGTAGGAAAGGCACCTCACTTAATCTGGAAGTTACATTTCAGTTCCGGGACTTGCCCTCCAAACGCTCCTGCGAGCCTACAGGTTCACGACCgcttcctctcctttttccccTTGGGCAGGGTTACCTCCACCGTGGCCTGCGACATGGATCTTACCAAGTACCCTATGGATGAGCAGGAGTGCATGCTGGATCTGGAAAGCTGTGAGTTGAAAGCTGAGATGCCTATGAAACGGGAGATGGGAAGGGGGCGAGGAGGCGAGGAAGGGACCTGCCTTCAAAATCCATAAAAGCCCCGCTGGATTACACCAAAGGCCTGCCACCTGTGAGGGTTTCCTGGGAATGTTGCGATGCCAAACGGGTTTGCCCTACAGCCGGATGAAATCATTTTGCAGGCTAGGACCAACCTTTGCACGTTGGCAATCGGTTGTTCTTTCCTCTCCAACCGCCTCGTTCCTGGGCAGTTAACCACAATGCcttttctttcattgctgctgtcctaaagtttgcaatttttttttggttAAGCAATCttgtgttttttgctttttttaaaaaaaaaactttcatttcCAGGAGTTTGGATTTTAGAGCAGTCAACTTTGGGAGACAGGGAGCTTCCTTTAAGAAAGGGGCGGCGTTTCAAAGCAAGAGAGATTTTATTTGTtgatggagaaagtcagagagctGCATGACATTCCTCCAGGATAGCGGTTTTGGCAGAGTATGGaaattttttatatacagtacataatagGGTCAGAACCACGATCTACCAGATTGTGACTTGTTATGTGTTGCAGAGTTTAGTTTTTTTGTatttctctagctgtgcagcagaaatggaGAGATCCACAGATCAGAATAAATTCAGATTCCCCAAAATTAGtcctccctttttcccccctcatcaactggcacttatagtctcaaaaactcactctgagacattaggaagaagaagcaagaaaaggtttcatttacttacagtgagcGGATAAAACAGAAAACCGaaaacaaacatgactgctttgagcGACAGGCCTCCACAGAGTAATTGCTTTCAACAGACCGACTGATTGCAACAGATTActgagagggggggaaaaggctcTAAAGCAGAGAAGTGGAGCTTtccttgaattcagaggcaggaaggaactattggctgctgctggatagattgacagtcactccagtccACGTGGAAGGCTGCAAATATTCCAATATTATGTCTAAACTGGGCCAGGGAATATTAGCCTAGAGACGAATGAGAGAAAGGATGGGCCTCCGTTTCTGAGTATTTCATCCTGAGCTTCTTATCTCTCCCCCATATCCCTGTATTTATTCAGTTTCTTTTGACAGATGGCTACTCCTCAGAGGATATTGTCTATTGCTGGTCCGAAAAccaagatcaaatccacgggCTGGATAAGCTGCAACTTGCTCAATTCACCATCACCAATTATCGGTTCACGACGGAAGTGATGAACTTCAAATCTGGTAAACAAAGCGGTCAGTTCGGTCCCTTAGAAATCTTGCAAGAGACGGTGCTGAATGGCATGCATTGTAAGGAAACAGAATCGGCACGccactctttttaaaattcatggctGGCAAGTAATCTAGGGTTAGCGAAACACTGGGAGTTTCCTCTCTGCTTCCTTCTAGTCTTCCACTGTTTGGCAAGTTACCCCACTTAACAGGGGTCAAACTAGCTAATACGCTTAGCACGTTTTCAGAAGAGGTGCTCAATCAGAGTGATAAAAGGCTTTGCTTGTCATTGCATGTCATTTTTCTGAATGCGGCTTGCCCGTGGCATGCTTTGGTTTGGGATGCACTGTCGGAGAATAAACGTGGACTGAAGATAGGCTCATTTGCTATGTTTATTGCTGATGCATGTAGTTCTggtgaaatggaaaacaaattcTTCATTGGGAATATGCATAACACTGAATTTGACCATGAGAGAGTGTGTGATATGTCCTTAAGGACTAAgagttgtggtttcctttattgagtcaatccatcaaCCAAAGAAATATTGATCAGATAGGAGAAACCTAGGTTGGAAGCCACCCtgattcactggctgaaatccaggaatgaattacaactagagcaggcccattaaatcagtggaacggAGAGAGGAGCTGgctccccattgattcaatgggccccaTTTAGTTGGGAGTTACTGCCAAATTTCAGCCACTGGGTTGACTTCCTCTCGTTCCAAACTCATCTCTCCAAGAGGCTGCACATTTGAGGGGAACCCCATTAGTCACCTTGACCTTCCTGGAAGAAAAGTTGGATATTAGtgtaataattaataatttctctttttgaaaaatcttttttttttaattcagccgGTCAATTTCCCCGCCTCAGTCTTCACTTCCACTTGAGGCGGAATCGAGGGGTTTATATCATCCAGTCCTAcgtgccttccatccttctggtcGCCATGTCTTGGGTGTCCTTCTGGATCAGCCAGTCAGCTGTGCCTGCTCGAGTCTCGTTAGGTAAAAGAggattttatttcatatttctgaAAGATGCTCAACCCATTCTGATATTTGCAGAGCCTGGAAGTGTCGCTTTGTGGATTGCACGTTCCGGATTTCCCAGAGCCGGCATGACCAATGTCTATACTGGCTATAGGATTTTGAGAGCAGTaacccaaaaaaagtaactttcctatcTCTGGGATTCCTTGGGTCAAACTAAAAGGTGCAGTTACCACATTGCTCAGAAATGGGACCTGCTGAAGTCCTGAAAGATGCCCGTTCATTACTGCATTTCTCATCTCCTGTACCTTGCATGTTagcttgctttgtgattggtcaggaGGAAGTAAACAGGGACTTCATTTGCTCAGACACATCACTCTCAGAGAAACATGTCAAGGGAGAGCCAATGTATATAGGAAAACTACCTTTGAGGGAGGGCAGAATCTAAATTCTGTCCCTACTAGAGTAGATCTACTAAATCCATGGGATTTGCACAAGGGCTGACTTCCCAATGAGCAcgtttttttaaatggttctgGGATGATGGTAGGTTAATTCAACACATCTGGAATACACCATGTTGGGGAAGCCTGGTGTAAACAGCTGCTTATCTGCCACTGTGATAACAGTTAGTAACTGGGGGCTATCAAAATGAtcctgaattatggtgacccatcttggggttttctaggcatcaagtactcagaagtggtttctgagTCCCTTCTTTTAGGGACATGCGTCTTGTGCACACAGGCTGGTTTGtctcctgggggagggggggacactgggaatcgaactcctagaCTTTGGCTCTGCCGCCAGGAGCTGCTCCAGCTCCACGAGCTATCTGGCCATCTTCATCTACAGCAGAAGGATCTAAACGGTTGGGTGTCTTTTGTTGGACTAACTCAAATGAAACAGCATTGAcacctttccccaccaccacctcgtCCAGGTATAACCACCGTCCTCACCATGACGACCCTGATGGTCAGCGCTCGTTCCTCGCTCCCAAGAGCCTCGGCCATCAAAGCCTTGGATGTCTATTTCTGGATCTGCTACGTCTTCGTCTTCGCCGCGCTGGTGGAATATGCGTTTGCCCATTTCAACGCTGACTATATGAAGAAGCAGAAAGACAAGCTGAAGGCCACCAAGCCGGTGGGAGAGgtcagtcaaaggctttggttGGCGCGTCAAACTCGGATCCCTGCATTTGTTAGCTTGAGGTGATCGACTCACAgagaggagaccccccccccaaaaaaaatgccaTAGCTGCAATCGGAGGAAGATAAAGATGCCTCTCCTGAGCCATCTCCATAGTGCCAAACCATCTGGTTTGGGGTGGAAGGAATGTCACTCCGATAAGTTTTTGTGTGGCCCCGATGCCCCATATATTCTAGATCCAGTGTGACGTTATAAGGGTTCTTAGTTCCAGTTCTGTATTACAGCAGAACCCCTTTATCCACTGATTCGCTGATCCACAGactgaagatattaaaaatatttaaacaaaaatcctagaaatataccGTActgtatgtaccgtatttttccatgtataagatgcccccatgtataagacactcctcccacttttctaaccccaaattaagaaatttaagtggggcttagcaaatgtagggggggaaagggatcaaagtgctgcaggatcgctttgatccctgttttcccctcaacTTGTTttggttctctcctcagcttacttctgtgtataagacgaccctcaatttttagtctaaagattttagacgaaagtatagtcttatacacagaaaaatacaatatttctaaaggtgaagttatcagaactggccactagagagagctaGAGAtgatattttatatacagtggtgcctcgcttaacgagcgcctcgctgagcgatgaaatcgcttaacgaggcactctgggccatcgctggagcattcgctcagcgatggcccctatggggatttttcgctttgcgatattcgctaagcgactcgcttagcgaatatcgcataacgaagcgggggagaatagctgatcggcggttccaaaatggccgccggaaggtccgtgccgcattttcgcgccctggcgagggcgcgaaaatggcggcgctatggcagaacctcgcttaacggtgagttttcaagccataggaatgcattgaacaaagttcaatgcgcttctatggctttttttattccgtttagcgatgtttcgctatagcgaaggttaatccggaatggattaacctcgctatgagaggcaccactgtataatgtttgctgttaaaatagtgtttgctattttcCACGTTTTCCAGCATCTGCAGGCAGGGGTCTTGGAaatgatcccccacagatatgtgGGGGATAGCCTTTATCTCAGGACCCCAGGTTGGAACCACTGCTGTCaggcagaaacagagagagaccCAGGTCAGAGAAGGCCAAACGTTCGTTTTCCTAATTGGTCTTATTCTTTCCAGGTCAACGTGAAGAACGCCATTGTTATGTTTTCCCTCTCCATCGCCGGCGTCAACCAGGAACTTGCTGTTTCCAACAGGCAGTCAAGGGTCCCCAAAAACCTGCCCGGCTCGCTCGGCTCCGTGGAAGTCGAAACGGGAGAGACCAAGAAGCCGCAGGAAGCGAAAGCGGAGAAGAAAACCAGCCTGAAGTCTCTCTTCAAGCCCATCGATGCCGATACTATTGACATCTATGCAAGGGCCGTTTTCCCAGCAGCCTTTGCGGCCGTCAACATCATCTACTGGATAGCTTACACCATGTGAAGAGGATGCAGGTCGGAGGCAAACTGTGTGAAAGATCACCGAAATGCAATGATCCTCTCGCTGGGTTGGATGGTTCCAACTTTGGATGACATTATCGGAGCACGTCCAAACCTGGAATTCTAGATGCAAAAAAATGTGTTCTTCCTCCATCTGTCGCTGCCAGGTCATCGCGGACCAACTGCAGGGGGACAGCAACGTCATTCATTGGCCAGTGCCTGGTATTATTTATCATTTCCTCCCCCCTCTGTTTAGCACTTTCACAGCAAGACAAATGCCCAATCTCTTTTCCAGTTGACGACGAAACTCTGGCAACACTTCCTAGGTCGACACCAGACCGTGTGGAAGTTCTCCGTCAGGACCGCCAGCTTCTGGTTTCAAGAAAACTGATTGCACAATTGGAAGAGACTTGGGGGGAGAGCAAAGATCGCAGCTCTCCTAAATCAGGGATAGATCCAGAATAATCTGGTGGGTTGTGACTTTTCAGGGCAGAAGGGCTGTGACAGCTACGGGGGATTGCGACGGAAAGTGAAGCACCAAAGGAGGGAATGAACGAGCACACCCTTTCAAAACCTTTGCATGATCAGGCCTTTGCTAACATCCCAAACCATGACTCCTGTCCAATGGAATCTAGTTTATTGATGAACGAGAAAAAAAGGCCTGCTAGTTGATGTATCATTTCTTTACGGTCCCgacaataggttttttttttttttgcttttccttctttctgtagaTCAAGTTGGACAGCAACTTCGTGTTTAGAAGTGATGCTCTCTTAAGCATTAAACGGGGTCTGCTTGTCTCACTATGATTTTGTCTCACTTCAGGCAACAtagctgggtttgtttgtttttagtgacTGTTCCCTGGGATATAAAGCCCAGACTTCTGTGTCGACAGAAGAATAACATGTCGTTGGCTTCTAAACACAAAGCTGCTCTCTCGTCTGGTTCAAACCTTTCGTTTTTTTCCAggatttggtttgtttgttgaCTACCCGGTTAGCATTGCGTCTCTGTCGAAGTACTGCTTTATATCTATAACCGATCGTTCTGAAGGCCAGCGGGGATGGTGTGATTGGGTGTTCACTTTGTGCAAAATGCCCTTTTCTGCTAAAATTCTTTAGTAGATTAAATTTGGGCAGTCAGGGGGATAATccggtatatatatatatatatatatatatatatgtttccttttttaaaaatgcatcatgGATAAAGTATTTAAAACACTGGTGTTTGGGGCCTAATGTGTGAATAAAGCCTACGGCACCAAACTTTGCTGAAATGTTCTggtataatattatttattatcacTCAAAGGCAGTTCTAAATTTGCCCTTGTCCATGGCTTTcacccagtgatttttttttaaatgtgtaaatCCAGAATTGTTCAAAAATGCCTTCTATGTCTTTCACCCAGAAGTAGCCAGAGATGCTCAGACAGGCCTCAAAAGTGATGCATCCTTAATTATTCTAATCCCTTTCCAGGAGGCCTCTTTTTCATTTCAATCTAGGTCAACACATGGATCGTGAGCCTCCCTACTGAAGTTCAAGAAACTGGCCTCATAGAGTCGAGATGGTGTAGTCTGTTACACAACAACAAGGATACCAGGTGATGACGTGGAATGAACtgatggatagttcagtggtttaggtctctggctgtagagccagaggttgggagtttgattccccttctgggagaagagccagcctgggtatccttgggcaagctgcaccatcccacagcacccctagaggaagggaaaggtaaaccacagtattctctacctggaaaaccctggaaagggtctcatgaatcagaatttacttgacggcacacaatttaGGCTGTCTGTCTAGCTCAATAGTTTAGGACTCTGCAAACcaagaggttaggagttcgattccccacggggcctccttgacaggggctggactcaaccatctatagggtcctttccagctttgcaattctaagattattatgaagATCTCCTCTGACGCGTCTGGAAAGATATCTAAAGCAAGGAAGCAGCAGTAGGGGGTGGAAGCTGGTCCTAAGATGCCTCTTGCCGCACTCCTTAATGGAATTGTGTTGCTCCAGTGGATAACGAACTGAAAAACAACCAGTGCACCAATTAACTTTCTACAGTTGGAGGGACAGGCTCTTAATGTGGTCCTTCAGCCGTGGCTAATAGGTGCTGTCATTAAGTTAAAGAAATTGGAAAGCGTTTAATGTTCAGAAGAAGCCTCTGTGGCTTCCCGGATTCTTTTAGCGAGCAGTTGACACCAGAGGACCTCAACGGAGACAAGGCGGGTGGGTGACAATGGACGACAAGCACGGGACACCCTTGAGATGTGTGTCGTCTTCAAAGATGAATCCACTTGGGAGCAAGTGGGAGTGAAATCCAATCCGCTTCGTTTCCCAGGAAGCTATTTGAGGATTTGTGAGCAACCATTCGAAGATGGGCAATTAACTGGGTTAAATTAAGCGCTCGGAAGGTTTTGTGCGTGTGCGTTCTTGAAGTGACGCCTTTCCATTACACGCCGCAGAGGTTTTTAAAGCAGCATGTTCTCGCTCGTGACAGTGCGGAGGGAAAAacacattggcccaaatcctcttgaaGGGTTACGCAGAAGGCGTAACTTTTAGTCGTAAAcggaagttaagaaatctctatagacaGCCC includes the following:
- the GABRD gene encoding gamma-aminobutyric acid receptor subunit delta isoform X2, encoding MEALAWIWSSLLFFCTHQGTWTRAMNDIGDYIGSNIEISWLPNLDDLMKGYARNFRPGIGGPPVNVALAIEVASIDHISEVNMEYTMTVFLHQSWRDDRLSYNHTNETLGLDSRFVDKLWLPDTFIVNAKSAWFHDVTVENKLIRLQPDGVILYSIRVTSTVACDMDLTKYPMDEQECMLDLESYGYSSEDIVYCWSENQDQIHGLDKLQLAQFTITNYRFTTEVMNFKSAGQFPRLSLHFHLRRNRGVYIIQSYVPSILLVAMSWVSFWISQSAVPARVSLGITTVLTMTTLMVSARSSLPRASAIKALDVYFWICYVFVFAALVEYAFAHFNADYMKKQKDKLKATKPVGEVNVKNAIVMFSLSIAGVNQELAVSNRQSRVPKNLPGSLGSVEVETGETKKPQEAKAEKKTSLKSLFKPIDADTIDIYARAVFPAAFAAVNIIYWIAYTM
- the GABRD gene encoding gamma-aminobutyric acid receptor subunit delta isoform X3, with the translated sequence MNDIGDYIGSNIEISWLPNLDDLMKGYARNFRPGIGGPPVNVALAIEVASIDHISEVNMEYTMTVFLHQSWRDDRLSYNHTNETLGLDSRFVDKLWLPDTFIVNAKSAWFHDVTVENKLIRLQPDGVILYSIRVTSTVACDMDLTKYPMDEQECMLDLESYGYSSEDIVYCWSENQDQIHGLDKLQLAQFTITNYRFTTEVMNFKSGKQSAGQFPRLSLHFHLRRNRGVYIIQSYVPSILLVAMSWVSFWISQSAVPARVSLGITTVLTMTTLMVSARSSLPRASAIKALDVYFWICYVFVFAALVEYAFAHFNADYMKKQKDKLKATKPVGEVNVKNAIVMFSLSIAGVNQELAVSNRQSRVPKNLPGSLGSVEVETGETKKPQEAKAEKKTSLKSLFKPIDADTIDIYARAVFPAAFAAVNIIYWIAYTM
- the GABRD gene encoding gamma-aminobutyric acid receptor subunit delta isoform X4; this encodes MNDIGDYIGSNIEISWLPNLDDLMKGYARNFRPGIGGPPVNVALAIEVASIDHISEVNMEYTMTVFLHQSWRDDRLSYNHTNETLGLDSRFVDKLWLPDTFIVNAKSAWFHDVTVENKLIRLQPDGVILYSIRVTSTVACDMDLTKYPMDEQECMLDLESYGYSSEDIVYCWSENQDQIHGLDKLQLAQFTITNYRFTTEVMNFKSAGQFPRLSLHFHLRRNRGVYIIQSYVPSILLVAMSWVSFWISQSAVPARVSLGITTVLTMTTLMVSARSSLPRASAIKALDVYFWICYVFVFAALVEYAFAHFNADYMKKQKDKLKATKPVGEVNVKNAIVMFSLSIAGVNQELAVSNRQSRVPKNLPGSLGSVEVETGETKKPQEAKAEKKTSLKSLFKPIDADTIDIYARAVFPAAFAAVNIIYWIAYTM
- the GABRD gene encoding gamma-aminobutyric acid receptor subunit delta isoform X1; protein product: MEALAWIWSSLLFFCTHQGTWTRAMNDIGDYIGSNIEISWLPNLDDLMKGYARNFRPGIGGPPVNVALAIEVASIDHISEVNMEYTMTVFLHQSWRDDRLSYNHTNETLGLDSRFVDKLWLPDTFIVNAKSAWFHDVTVENKLIRLQPDGVILYSIRVTSTVACDMDLTKYPMDEQECMLDLESYGYSSEDIVYCWSENQDQIHGLDKLQLAQFTITNYRFTTEVMNFKSGKQSAGQFPRLSLHFHLRRNRGVYIIQSYVPSILLVAMSWVSFWISQSAVPARVSLGITTVLTMTTLMVSARSSLPRASAIKALDVYFWICYVFVFAALVEYAFAHFNADYMKKQKDKLKATKPVGEVNVKNAIVMFSLSIAGVNQELAVSNRQSRVPKNLPGSLGSVEVETGETKKPQEAKAEKKTSLKSLFKPIDADTIDIYARAVFPAAFAAVNIIYWIAYTM